The Salana multivorans genome window below encodes:
- the yajC gene encoding preprotein translocase subunit YajC codes for MDPLLLVFLGLAVVGLFFVSSRGRKQQAKQNEFRSSLTPGKQIMTSSGQLGTIVSVDGDAVVIETTPGVLTRWVKAAIQEVPAQFASVLQPADDSTVIEGVEPVGTTDATDSIDVTVDDPRDDRTA; via the coding sequence ATGGACCCCCTGCTCCTCGTTTTTCTCGGCCTCGCGGTCGTGGGACTCTTCTTCGTCAGCTCGCGTGGTCGTAAGCAGCAGGCCAAGCAGAACGAGTTCCGCAGCTCGCTGACGCCGGGCAAGCAGATCATGACCTCCTCGGGCCAGCTCGGGACGATCGTGTCGGTCGACGGCGACGCCGTCGTCATCGAGACGACGCCGGGCGTGCTCACGCGCTGGGTCAAGGCCGCCATCCAGGAGGTGCCCGCGCAGTTCGCGAGCGTGCTCCAGCCCGCCGACGACTCGACCGTGATCGAGGGCGTCGAGCCGGTCGGGACGACGGACGCGACCGACTCGATCGACGTCACCGTCGACGACCCGCGCGACGACCGCACCGCCTGA
- a CDS encoding RelA/SpoT family protein, whose amino-acid sequence MTEDAHRRVPGATTEPLVPRSRVRSTLVRLGSRGHSTPPAIEPLIQVVRANHPRVDVTLLERAYEVAERAHEGQLRKSGDPYITHPVAVATILAELGMTPPTLAAALLHDTVEDTSYTLEALRADFGEEIAAMVDGVTKLDKVTFGEAAQAETVRKMVVAMARDIRVLVIKLADRLHNARTWKYVSSSSAEKKARETLEIYAPLAHRLGMNTIKWELEDLSFATLYPKVYDEIVRLVSERAPAREEYLGVVREQVMQDLKAVKIKAVVTGRPKHYYSIYQKMIVRGRDFADIYDLVGVRVLVDSVRDCYAALGALHARWNPVPGRFKDYIAMPKFNMYQSLHTTVIGPGGKPVEIQIRSHEMHRRAEYGVAAHWKYKARAGAPAPKGNEGGGGEMPWLRQLVDWQRETSDPGEFLDSLRYEMAGSEVYVFTPKGDVQALPQGSTPVDFAYAVHTEVGHRTVGAKVNGRLVPLESTLENGDTVEVLTSRSPDSGPSRDWLTFVASPRARNKIRQWFTKERREEAIEAGKTAIAKAMRKQNLPIQRLLTHDTLVALASDMRYADVSALYAAVGESHVSAANVVQRLVDSLGGEDGTSEDLAEVTTPGHIGVARARPSNVGVIVAGMGDVWTKLAKCCTPVPGDPIVGFVTRGQGVSVHRADCPNAEALRDQPERFVDVAWAPDAQSVFLVQIQVEALDRSRLLSDVTRVLSDNHVNILSATVSTSRDRLALSKFVFEMADTSHLGAVLRAVRDIDGVYDVYRVTGVRPDAAPVPVGRPVPTV is encoded by the coding sequence ATGACGGAGGACGCACACCGGCGCGTCCCGGGGGCGACGACCGAACCACTGGTGCCGCGCTCCCGGGTGCGCAGCACGCTGGTCCGGCTCGGCTCGCGGGGTCACTCGACCCCGCCGGCGATCGAGCCGCTGATCCAGGTCGTGCGCGCGAACCACCCGCGGGTGGACGTGACGCTCCTGGAGCGCGCGTACGAGGTCGCGGAGCGAGCCCACGAGGGACAGCTGCGCAAGAGCGGCGACCCATACATCACCCACCCGGTCGCGGTGGCGACGATCCTCGCCGAGCTCGGCATGACGCCGCCGACGCTCGCGGCGGCGCTGCTGCACGACACGGTGGAGGACACCTCCTACACGCTGGAGGCGCTCCGCGCCGACTTCGGCGAGGAGATCGCCGCCATGGTGGACGGCGTCACCAAGCTCGACAAGGTGACGTTCGGCGAGGCGGCCCAGGCCGAGACGGTGCGCAAGATGGTCGTGGCGATGGCCCGCGACATCCGCGTCCTCGTCATCAAGCTCGCCGACCGGCTGCACAACGCGCGGACGTGGAAGTACGTCTCCTCCTCCTCGGCGGAGAAGAAGGCCCGCGAGACCCTCGAGATCTACGCGCCGCTCGCGCACCGGCTCGGCATGAACACGATCAAGTGGGAGCTGGAGGACCTGTCGTTCGCGACGCTCTACCCCAAGGTCTACGACGAGATCGTCCGGCTCGTCAGCGAGCGGGCCCCGGCCCGCGAGGAGTACCTCGGCGTCGTCCGCGAGCAGGTGATGCAGGACCTCAAGGCGGTCAAGATCAAGGCCGTCGTCACGGGCCGGCCGAAGCACTACTACTCGATCTACCAGAAGATGATCGTCCGCGGTCGCGACTTCGCCGACATCTACGACCTGGTCGGCGTCCGGGTCCTGGTCGACTCGGTGCGCGACTGCTACGCGGCGCTCGGCGCTCTCCACGCGCGGTGGAACCCCGTCCCCGGACGGTTCAAGGACTACATCGCGATGCCGAAGTTCAACATGTACCAGTCGCTCCACACGACGGTCATCGGCCCGGGCGGCAAGCCCGTCGAGATCCAGATCCGCAGCCACGAGATGCACCGGCGCGCGGAGTACGGCGTCGCCGCGCACTGGAAGTACAAGGCGCGCGCCGGCGCCCCGGCGCCCAAGGGCAACGAGGGCGGCGGCGGGGAGATGCCGTGGCTGCGCCAGCTCGTCGACTGGCAGCGCGAGACGTCCGACCCCGGGGAGTTCCTCGACTCGCTGCGGTACGAGATGGCCGGCAGCGAGGTCTACGTCTTCACGCCGAAGGGTGACGTCCAGGCGCTCCCGCAGGGCTCCACGCCGGTCGACTTCGCCTACGCCGTCCACACCGAGGTCGGCCACCGCACCGTCGGCGCCAAGGTCAACGGCCGGCTCGTCCCGCTGGAGTCGACGCTGGAGAACGGGGACACCGTCGAGGTCCTCACCTCCCGCTCGCCCGACTCGGGACCGAGCCGCGACTGGCTCACCTTCGTCGCCTCCCCGCGCGCCCGGAACAAGATCCGGCAGTGGTTCACCAAGGAGCGCCGCGAGGAGGCGATCGAGGCCGGCAAGACGGCGATCGCCAAGGCGATGCGCAAGCAGAACCTGCCGATCCAGCGCTTGCTCACGCACGACACGCTCGTCGCGCTCGCCTCGGACATGCGGTACGCGGACGTCTCAGCCCTGTACGCGGCGGTGGGGGAGAGCCACGTCTCGGCCGCGAACGTCGTCCAGCGCCTCGTCGACTCCCTCGGCGGCGAGGACGGCACGTCCGAGGACCTGGCCGAGGTCACGACGCCCGGCCACATCGGGGTCGCGCGCGCCCGGCCGAGCAACGTCGGCGTCATCGTCGCCGGGATGGGCGACGTCTGGACCAAGCTCGCCAAGTGCTGCACGCCGGTGCCGGGCGACCCGATCGTCGGCTTCGTGACGCGGGGCCAGGGCGTGTCGGTGCACCGCGCGGACTGCCCGAACGCCGAGGCGCTGCGCGACCAGCCGGAGCGGTTCGTCGACGTCGCCTGGGCCCCGGACGCGCAGAGCGTGTTCCTCGTCCAGATCCAGGTCGAGGCGCTCGACCGGTCCCGGCTGCTGTCCGACGTCACGCGCGTGCTCTCGGACAACCACGTCAACATCCTGTCGGCGACGGTCTCGACGTCGCGCGACCGCCTCGCGCTGTCGAAGTTCGTCTTCGAGATGGCCGACACCTCCCACCTGGGCGCCGTCCTGCGCGCCGTGCGGGACATCGACGGCGTCTACGACGTCTACCGGGTCACCGGGGTCCGACCGGACGCGGCGCCCGTGCCCGTCGGCCGGCCCGTGCCGACGGTCTGA
- a CDS encoding DUF349 domain-containing protein, whose protein sequence is MTTSEQPTQGPDETTTEQVEVSGDEVAEVTPEAVDTAEGIAETAEETVDTAAEPVTQTPTLAEAAATVEADVADVVEQTAPVEDIVEDVAAEAALEAHDVPAEEPAAEPAAAPEAEDAEPAAAEPDVVEPVEDAPVAAETAAAEPTEPETAAAEEPADQPAATPSAPRPAPRPGPRPGARPGPRPQGAPRPVAAAPAPVAPPVDAADAAAAAEFGSVAEDGTVSVRDGEEVRVVGQVTVGEEPLALYIRRYLDLKAQVALLEARLPSISPKEAQASIASLTDQLTEPAAVGDLPALRERVASLTTQVEARAAEVAAEREAAKAQAVAEREAIVAEVEAIAATDPERTQWRDATTRLAELLDTWKKAQREGVRIDRPVEEALWKRFSHARTAFDKARRAHFGALDKRNQAARSAKEELVAQAEALAGSTDWGPTSSRFRELMDAWRAAPRGARKDDDALWARFKGAQDRFFTARKEENAAIDAEYEGNLAVKLELLTRAEALLPISDLAATKRQLRAIQDAWDEAGRVPRADIQRVEGRLRAVEQAVRDAEQAEMKRSDPELRARADGMTAQLLDQIAELESRIAAASSPGQAKALEQELATKRQWLDVVKGTQR, encoded by the coding sequence GTGACGACGAGCGAGCAGCCCACCCAGGGCCCTGACGAGACCACGACCGAGCAGGTCGAGGTCTCCGGCGACGAGGTCGCGGAGGTCACGCCCGAGGCGGTCGACACCGCGGAGGGGATCGCCGAGACCGCCGAGGAGACGGTGGACACGGCGGCGGAGCCGGTGACGCAGACGCCGACGCTGGCCGAGGCGGCTGCGACCGTCGAGGCGGACGTCGCCGACGTCGTCGAGCAGACCGCCCCGGTGGAGGACATCGTCGAGGACGTCGCGGCCGAGGCGGCCCTCGAGGCGCACGACGTGCCGGCCGAGGAGCCCGCCGCGGAGCCGGCGGCGGCCCCCGAGGCGGAGGACGCCGAGCCCGCGGCAGCCGAGCCCGACGTCGTCGAGCCCGTCGAGGACGCGCCGGTCGCGGCCGAGACCGCCGCCGCGGAGCCGACCGAGCCCGAGACCGCCGCCGCCGAGGAACCGGCCGACCAGCCGGCCGCAACGCCCTCGGCCCCGCGTCCCGCGCCCCGGCCCGGACCGCGTCCTGGCGCCCGTCCCGGTCCGCGTCCCCAGGGCGCGCCGCGCCCGGTGGCCGCGGCCCCCGCGCCCGTCGCGCCGCCGGTCGACGCCGCTGACGCGGCGGCCGCCGCCGAGTTCGGCTCGGTCGCCGAGGACGGCACCGTCAGCGTGCGCGACGGCGAGGAGGTGCGCGTCGTCGGCCAGGTGACCGTCGGCGAGGAGCCGCTCGCGCTCTACATCCGCCGCTACCTCGACCTCAAGGCCCAGGTGGCCCTGCTCGAGGCGCGGCTGCCCTCGATCAGCCCGAAGGAGGCGCAGGCCTCGATCGCGTCGCTGACCGACCAGCTCACGGAGCCGGCGGCCGTCGGTGACCTCCCGGCGCTGCGCGAGCGGGTCGCCTCCCTCACGACGCAGGTCGAGGCCCGGGCGGCCGAGGTCGCGGCGGAGCGCGAGGCCGCGAAGGCCCAGGCCGTCGCCGAGCGCGAGGCCATCGTGGCCGAGGTCGAGGCCATCGCGGCCACCGATCCCGAGCGGACGCAGTGGCGGGACGCCACGACCCGGCTCGCCGAGCTCCTCGACACGTGGAAGAAGGCGCAGCGCGAGGGCGTCCGGATCGACCGCCCGGTCGAGGAGGCCCTCTGGAAGCGCTTCTCGCACGCGCGCACCGCGTTCGACAAGGCGCGTCGCGCGCACTTCGGCGCCCTCGACAAGCGCAACCAGGCCGCCCGCAGCGCCAAGGAGGAGCTCGTCGCCCAGGCCGAGGCCCTCGCCGGCTCGACCGACTGGGGTCCGACCAGCTCCCGCTTCCGCGAGCTGATGGACGCCTGGCGCGCCGCCCCCCGGGGCGCCCGCAAGGACGACGACGCGCTGTGGGCGCGGTTCAAGGGAGCGCAGGACCGGTTCTTCACCGCCCGCAAGGAGGAGAACGCGGCGATCGACGCCGAGTACGAGGGCAACCTCGCCGTCAAGCTCGAGCTGCTGACCAGGGCCGAGGCGCTCCTGCCCATCTCCGACCTGGCCGCGACGAAGCGTCAGCTCCGCGCGATCCAGGACGCGTGGGACGAGGCTGGCCGCGTGCCGCGCGCCGACATCCAGCGCGTCGAGGGTCGGCTGCGCGCGGTCGAGCAGGCCGTCCGCGACGCCGAGCAAGCCGAGATGAAGCGCAGCGACCCCGAGCTGCGCGCCCGGGCCGACGGCATGACGGCTCAGCTCCTCGACCAGATCGCCGAGCTCGAGTCGCGGATCGCCGCCGCGTCCTCCCCCGGCCAGGCGAAGGCGCTCGAGCAGGAGCTGGCCACGAAGAGGCAGTGGCTCGACGTGGTCAAGGGCACCCAGCGCTAG
- the secF gene encoding protein translocase subunit SecF: MGFSFAQMGNDLYTGKKSFDIIGRRRLWYAIAAAFAVLSIVLLSTVRLNLGIEFRGGSEFTVSGAATTASEPAQASLDSIVTGQVARVTVVGGSSVRVQTEPLGAEETTAMAEALAAAYEVEPNAVTSSFVGPTWGADVTAKALQGLVIFLLIVTAVMALYFRTWSMALAAIIALLNDLVVTVGLYALVGFEVTPASMIGFLTILGYSLYDTVVVFDKVRENTAHVLEQRRVTYAEAANLAVNQTIVRSVNTSVVGILPVASILFVGAFLLGAGTLRDISLALFIGMIASTLSSIFLASPLETTLRMRRKAYQKHTADVLAQRAKDGVEDDVQISSSDVHDRVTATTPGGHLGQGAQPRRRKK, encoded by the coding sequence ATGGGGTTCAGCTTCGCCCAGATGGGCAACGACCTGTACACCGGGAAGAAGTCGTTCGACATCATCGGCCGCCGCCGGCTGTGGTACGCCATCGCCGCGGCGTTCGCGGTGCTGTCGATCGTCCTGCTCTCGACCGTCCGGCTGAACCTCGGCATCGAGTTCCGCGGCGGCTCGGAGTTCACCGTCTCGGGCGCGGCCACGACGGCCTCCGAGCCGGCCCAGGCCTCGCTCGACTCCATCGTCACGGGCCAGGTCGCGCGCGTCACGGTCGTGGGCGGCTCGTCCGTCCGCGTTCAGACCGAGCCGCTCGGTGCCGAGGAGACCACGGCGATGGCCGAGGCGCTGGCGGCGGCGTACGAGGTGGAGCCGAACGCGGTGACCTCCTCGTTCGTCGGCCCGACCTGGGGCGCGGACGTCACGGCCAAGGCGTTGCAGGGGCTCGTGATCTTCCTGCTCATCGTGACGGCCGTCATGGCGCTGTACTTCCGGACCTGGTCGATGGCCCTCGCCGCGATCATCGCGCTGCTCAACGACCTCGTCGTCACCGTCGGGCTCTACGCCCTGGTCGGCTTCGAGGTGACGCCGGCCAGCATGATCGGGTTCCTCACGATCCTCGGCTACTCGCTGTACGACACGGTCGTGGTGTTCGACAAGGTGCGCGAGAACACCGCGCACGTGCTCGAGCAGCGCCGCGTGACGTACGCCGAGGCGGCGAACCTCGCCGTCAACCAGACGATCGTCCGCTCGGTCAACACCTCGGTCGTCGGGATCCTGCCGGTCGCGTCGATCCTGTTCGTCGGCGCGTTCCTGCTCGGCGCCGGGACGCTGCGCGACATCTCGCTCGCGCTCTTCATCGGCATGATCGCCTCGACGCTCTCGTCGATCTTCCTCGCCTCGCCGCTCGAGACGACGCTCCGGATGCGGCGCAAGGCGTACCAGAAGCACACGGCCGACGTGCTCGCGCAGCGGGCGAAGGACGGGGTCGAGGACGACGTCCAGATCTCCTCCTCCGACGTGCACGACCGCGTCACGGCGACCACGCCGGGCGGCCACCTCGGGCAGGGCGCCCAGCCCCGGCGGCGCAAGAAGTAA
- the secD gene encoding protein translocase subunit SecD: MARRRRLARPLYFLALILVAVYAAVGIGVVTGDDDAAGGASFTPNLALDLEGGTQLILTPRTDDGHAVTQSDLDQAIAIIRQRVDGSGVAEAEITSQGGNNIVVAIPGEVSEDTVQLITASAQMRMRTVLVEGLPGTIDPAAVAQGTDDATDGTDGTPDEATDGATDGATDTPTDGATDGATDEATAPTDEPSDGATDTPTEASTEPTTTLTVEQAALQVLGVASVDELSDTPATEPTSPSDLAWLTPRVLFDYYTLDCYDPANRTGLQDDDTEAPLVTCSQDGGAKYVLGPAELTGQDLTGAQMGFQSLQGGGVTNIPIVQMNFTNAGGQKFAEVTARIKELAQPQNQFAIVLDGLVISAPRVTETIPNGQATISGPTQSPFTRDEATTLANQLSFGALPMTFEVQSQEQISATLGGEQLERGLLAGVIGLILVVIYSFLQYRGLAVVTVASLAIAAALTYGVILLLSWTQGYRLSLAGVAGLIVAIGITADSFIVYFERLRDEVREGRSLAGAVEHGWLRARRTILASDAVNFIAAIVLYLLAVGGVRGFAFTLGLTTLIDLVVVFLFTHPLMRLLIKIPFFGEGHRWSGLDPVHLGASVASYAGRGRVRSAPEKVAVAANADVRTIAERRAEEARLAKEAAERESAEAAEAELAGELPVAAIDPSETATDAIDGEIAAHSPIAEAAAEGVVLAPEDSADQNEDVDETGGDDAAASERNEEAR; the protein is encoded by the coding sequence GTGGCTCGACGACGCAGGCTCGCACGCCCGCTCTACTTCCTGGCTCTGATCCTCGTCGCGGTGTACGCCGCGGTGGGCATCGGGGTCGTCACGGGCGATGACGACGCCGCCGGTGGCGCCTCGTTCACGCCGAACCTCGCGCTCGACCTCGAGGGTGGGACGCAGCTCATCCTCACGCCGCGCACCGACGACGGCCACGCGGTGACGCAGAGCGACCTCGACCAGGCGATCGCCATCATCCGCCAGCGCGTGGACGGCTCGGGCGTCGCGGAGGCCGAGATCACCTCCCAGGGCGGCAACAACATCGTCGTCGCGATCCCCGGCGAGGTCTCCGAGGACACGGTCCAGCTCATCACGGCCTCGGCCCAGATGCGCATGCGCACCGTCCTGGTCGAGGGTCTGCCGGGCACGATCGACCCGGCCGCCGTCGCCCAGGGGACGGACGACGCGACCGACGGCACGGACGGGACGCCCGACGAGGCGACCGACGGCGCGACCGACGGTGCGACGGACACCCCGACCGACGGCGCGACGGATGGCGCGACCGACGAGGCGACCGCCCCGACGGACGAGCCGTCGGACGGCGCGACGGACACCCCGACCGAGGCGTCCACGGAGCCGACCACGACGCTCACCGTCGAGCAGGCAGCGCTCCAGGTGCTCGGCGTCGCCTCGGTCGACGAGCTCTCGGACACCCCGGCGACGGAGCCGACCAGCCCGTCCGACCTCGCGTGGCTCACGCCCCGCGTGCTGTTCGACTACTACACGCTCGACTGCTACGACCCGGCCAACCGCACGGGCCTGCAGGACGACGACACCGAGGCCCCGCTCGTCACGTGCAGCCAGGACGGCGGGGCGAAGTACGTCCTCGGCCCGGCCGAGCTCACGGGGCAGGACCTCACCGGCGCCCAGATGGGCTTCCAGTCGCTCCAGGGCGGCGGGGTCACGAACATCCCGATCGTCCAGATGAACTTCACGAACGCGGGCGGCCAGAAGTTCGCCGAGGTGACCGCGCGGATCAAGGAGCTGGCGCAGCCGCAGAACCAGTTCGCGATCGTGCTGGACGGCCTGGTCATCTCCGCCCCGCGGGTGACCGAGACGATCCCGAACGGCCAGGCGACGATCTCCGGCCCGACGCAGTCCCCGTTCACCCGGGACGAGGCGACGACGCTCGCCAACCAGCTCAGCTTCGGCGCGCTGCCGATGACGTTCGAGGTGCAGTCCCAGGAGCAGATCTCCGCGACGCTCGGTGGCGAGCAGCTCGAGCGCGGCCTGCTGGCCGGCGTGATCGGCCTCATCCTCGTCGTCATCTACTCCTTCCTCCAGTACCGCGGGCTCGCGGTCGTCACGGTGGCCAGCCTCGCGATCGCGGCCGCGCTGACGTACGGCGTCATCCTGCTGCTGTCCTGGACGCAGGGCTACCGCCTGTCGCTCGCCGGCGTCGCCGGGCTCATCGTCGCGATCGGCATCACGGCGGACTCGTTCATCGTCTACTTCGAACGTCTCCGCGACGAGGTGCGCGAGGGCCGCTCGCTGGCCGGCGCCGTCGAGCACGGCTGGCTGCGCGCCCGCCGCACGATCCTCGCCTCGGACGCCGTCAACTTCATCGCGGCGATCGTGCTCTACCTGCTCGCGGTCGGCGGCGTGCGCGGCTTCGCGTTCACGCTCGGGCTCACGACGCTCATCGACCTCGTCGTCGTGTTCCTGTTCACCCACCCGCTCATGCGCCTGCTCATCAAGATCCCGTTCTTCGGGGAGGGCCACCGGTGGAGCGGGCTCGACCCGGTGCACCTCGGGGCGTCCGTCGCGAGCTACGCCGGCCGCGGCCGGGTGCGCTCGGCCCCGGAGAAGGTCGCGGTCGCCGCGAACGCCGACGTCCGGACGATCGCCGAGCGGCGCGCCGAGGAGGCGCGCCTGGCCAAGGAGGCCGCCGAGCGCGAGTCCGCCGAGGCGGCCGAGGCCGAGCTGGCCGGCGAGCTCCCGGTGGCGGCGATCGACCCGTCCGAGACCGCGACGGACGCGATCGACGGCGAGATCGCCGCGCACTCGCCGATCGCCGAGGCGGCCGCCGAGGGCGTCGTCCTGGCGCCGGAGGACAGCGCGGACCAGAACGAGGACGTGGACGAGACCGGCGGCGACGACGCCGCGGCGTCCGAGCGGAACGAGGAGGCCCGCTGA